From the Streptococcus hyointestinalis genome, the window TCAAACAACTCTTGATTGACATGTTTTAATCACAAGACAGAAGTTGGGATAAAAATTCCCAGCTTCTATTTATTTTATAGACTGATGTACGAGACGCAGTGGTTGAGTGGGCTATAACAGTTGATAAATCAACTGTTATAGCCCTACTCAACTGTGCGGAGGTGAAACGACAAAATCGCATTTCTACGAAATGACCGATTTTGTCGTTTCACTCTCTGTTTTTTAAAAGTTCTAGTCAAGTGTCTGTATTGGTGGTACAATTAAGAGGAATGATTATTTAGGAGGAAGTTATGCGTCGTCGCAGAAAAAGAAAGTCATCTTATAAAGCTCTATTAGCGCTTGGTTTTGTTTTTGTAGGTTTTTGTTTACTGGGGGCTTTTGCGCTCTCAAAAGCTTTTCTCTCTGAGGACAAAACAGCTGAAAAGACCACAATCACCTCAAGTAGCAAGCAAAGCACTAGCACATCAACGACACAAAGTGAAGAAAAAGCAGAAGAAGTGAGCTGGCAAAAGCAAGACGAGCCTGTTCGCATTCCGATTTTGATGTATCATGCCATTCATGACATGGATCCGTCAGAAGCAGCTAGCGCCAACCTCATCGTCTCACCCAGCGTTTTTGAAACGCACATCAAGCGCTTAAAGGAGGAGGGCTATTATTTCCTCTCGCCAGAGGAGGCTTATAAGGCGCTGACTGAAAATAGCTTGCCCAGCCAAAAGGTGGTTTGGCTGACCTTTGATGATGGGGATGAGGACTTTTACACGCAGGCTTACCCTATTCTCAAAAAATACAGCGCCAAAGCTACCAATAATGTCATCACAAGCTTTGTGGAAAATGGCAATGCTGCTAATCTCACTCTTGAGCAGATGCAAGAGATGAAGCAAAACGGCATGTCCTTTCAAGCGCATACCGTCACACACCCTGACTTGTCAGTACAAACGCCAGAGCGCCAAAGTAGCGAGATGACAGGCAGCAAGAGCTTTTTGGACAGCAATTTGTCACAAGATACTATCGCCCTTGCTTATCCGTCTGGGCGCTACAACGAGACAACCTTGCAAACGGCAGGGCAAAGTTATAAACTGGCTGTCACGACCAATGAAGGTTTGGCAGAGTACAGCGATGGGCTGCTGTCTCTTGATCGGGTGCGGGTGCTGCCAAGCATGACAGCAGATGATTTACTAGCTAGTATGCAAGCGAGTTGGTAAAAGAGATTAACATTTTAGATGAAACGTGCTATAATAAAGAAGATTTGACTGTTTTTTAACAGCCGTGTTTATCATTATTAGACAAAAAGGAGACCAGAATGGGACGTAAATGGGCCAATATTGTTGCCAAGAAAACTGCCAAAGATGGTGCAAACTCAAAAATTTATGCTAAATTTGGTGTTGAAATCTATGTTGCTGCCAAAAAAGGTGAGCCAGACCCAGAGTCAAACTCAGCTTTGAAGTTTGTTTTGGAGCGTGCTAAGCAAGCGCAAGTACCAAAACACGTTATTGATAAAGCCATTGACAAGGCTAAAGGAAATACAGATGAGACCTTTGTTGAAGGGCGCTATGAGGGCTTTGGACCAAATGGTTCTATGATTATCGTAGATACCCTCACCTCAAACGTCAACCGTACTGCTGCCAACGTGCGTTCAGCCTACGGTAAAAATGGCGGTAACATGGGAGCGTCTGGCTCTGT encodes:
- a CDS encoding polysaccharide deacetylase family protein — its product is MRRRRKRKSSYKALLALGFVFVGFCLLGAFALSKAFLSEDKTAEKTTITSSSKQSTSTSTTQSEEKAEEVSWQKQDEPVRIPILMYHAIHDMDPSEAASANLIVSPSVFETHIKRLKEEGYYFLSPEEAYKALTENSLPSQKVVWLTFDDGDEDFYTQAYPILKKYSAKATNNVITSFVENGNAANLTLEQMQEMKQNGMSFQAHTVTHPDLSVQTPERQSSEMTGSKSFLDSNLSQDTIALAYPSGRYNETTLQTAGQSYKLAVTTNEGLAEYSDGLLSLDRVRVLPSMTADDLLASMQASW
- a CDS encoding YebC/PmpR family DNA-binding transcriptional regulator, which codes for MGRKWANIVAKKTAKDGANSKIYAKFGVEIYVAAKKGEPDPESNSALKFVLERAKQAQVPKHVIDKAIDKAKGNTDETFVEGRYEGFGPNGSMIIVDTLTSNVNRTAANVRSAYGKNGGNMGASGSVSYLFDKKGVIVFAGDDADSIFEQLLEADVDVDDVEAEDGVVTVYTAPTDLHKGIEALRANGIEEFQVTELEMIPQSEVTLEGEDLEVFEKLIDALEADDDVQKVYHNVADF